From Xiphophorus hellerii strain 12219 chromosome 9, Xiphophorus_hellerii-4.1, whole genome shotgun sequence, a single genomic window includes:
- the rasl11b gene encoding ras-like protein family member 11B: MRLIQNMSTIAECTAPEYSFPNRVIKIAVIGGSGVGKTALVVRFLTRRFIGDYERNAGNLYSREVQVDGDQVTIQVQDTPGAEMTDNGISLPDHVSCSIQWADAVVLVYSVTDRRSFELIDQLHQLAVRSGGAGAPPVILLANKADLLHLRRVDSQQGPLLAGTLGCSFYEVSASEDYSQVHGAFHRLCCQLAKQPQQLPTPPPAASGATEKRRSPLIPRPKSPNMQDLKRRFKQALSAKVRTVTSV, encoded by the exons ATGCGGCTCATTCAGAACATGTCGACCATTGCGGAGTGTACCGCGCCTGAATACTCCTTCCCGAACCGGGTCATTAAAATAGCTGTTATCGGAGGCAGCGGAGTGGGGAAGACAG cGCTCGTGGTGAGATTCCTAACGAGGCGGTTCATCGGAGACTATGAGCGAAATGCAg GTAATCTGTACTCCAGAGAAGTCCAGGTGGATGGAGATCAGGTGACCATCCAGGTCCAGGACACTCCAGGTGCAGAG ATGACTGATAACGGTATCAGTCTCCCCGACCACGTGAGCTGCTCCATCCAGTGGGCAGACGCCGTGGTGCTGGTGTACTCGGTGACCGACCGGCGCAGCTTTGAGCTGATCGACCAGCTGCACCAGCTGGCGGTCCGTAGCGGTGGTGCCGGCGCGCCCCCGGTGATCCTGCTCGCCAACAAGGCTGACCTGCTGCATCTGAGGCGCGTCGACTCCCAGCAGGGCCCCCTGCTGGCGGGGACGCTGGGCTGCTCCTTCTACGAGGTCTCCGCCAGCGAGGACTACAGCCAGGTGCACGGCGCCTTCCACAGACTGTGCTGCCAGCTCGCCAAGCAGCCGCAGCAGCTGCCGACGCCGCCGCCGGCCGCCAGCGGCGCCACGGAGAAGAGGCGCTCGCCCCTCATCCCCCGGCCAAAGTCCCCCAACATGCAAGATCTGAAGAGGCGTTTCAAACAGGCGCTGTCTGCCAAAGTCAGGACTGTGACCTCGGTGTGA